The Streptomyces sp. NBC_00344 genome includes a window with the following:
- a CDS encoding adenylate/guanylate cyclase domain-containing protein, with translation MTVDDISSGSGEEQPPFSPYPTPHHQVDHTAEPSDDPLAIRLEQLILGADRRYTPFQAARTAGVSMELASRFWRAMGFADIGQAKALTEADVLALRRLAGLVEAGLLSEPMAVQVARSTGQTTARLAEWQIDSFLAGLTEPPEPGMTRTEVTYPLVELLLPELEEFLRYVWRRQLAAATGRVVQAADDEEMVDRRLAVGFADLVGFTRLTRRLEEEELGELVEAFETTCADLVAAHGGRLIKTLGDEVLYAADDAGTAAEIALRLIETMSNDVTMPELRVGIAFGTVTTRMGDVFGTTVNLASRLTSIAPKDTVLVDGALAEELGRTGEAPVSESEAAAEAERAEKSGDEPPSYRFALQPMWQRPVRGLGVVEPWLLTRRGS, from the coding sequence GTGACCGTCGACGACATCTCGTCCGGCTCGGGCGAGGAGCAGCCCCCTTTTTCGCCCTATCCCACCCCGCATCACCAGGTCGACCACACGGCGGAACCGAGTGATGATCCGCTGGCCATCCGGCTCGAGCAGCTGATCCTGGGCGCCGACCGCCGTTACACCCCGTTCCAGGCAGCCCGCACGGCCGGTGTCTCGATGGAGCTGGCCTCCCGCTTCTGGCGGGCCATGGGCTTCGCCGACATCGGTCAGGCCAAGGCGCTCACCGAGGCGGACGTTCTGGCCCTGCGCCGCCTCGCGGGTCTGGTGGAGGCCGGTCTGCTGAGCGAGCCGATGGCCGTGCAGGTCGCCCGGTCCACCGGTCAGACCACCGCCCGGCTCGCCGAATGGCAGATCGACTCCTTCCTGGCCGGTCTCACCGAACCCCCCGAGCCGGGGATGACCCGCACCGAGGTCACCTATCCGCTGGTCGAACTGCTGCTGCCGGAGCTCGAGGAGTTTCTGCGCTACGTGTGGCGGCGCCAGCTCGCCGCTGCGACCGGGCGGGTCGTGCAGGCCGCGGACGACGAGGAGATGGTGGACCGCCGCCTCGCCGTCGGCTTCGCCGATCTGGTCGGATTCACCCGGCTGACCCGCCGCCTGGAGGAGGAGGAGCTCGGAGAGCTGGTCGAGGCGTTCGAGACGACCTGCGCCGATCTGGTCGCCGCGCATGGCGGCCGGCTGATCAAGACCCTCGGCGACGAGGTGCTCTACGCGGCCGACGACGCGGGCACGGCCGCCGAGATCGCCCTGCGGCTGATAGAGACCATGAGCAACGACGTGACCATGCCGGAGCTGCGGGTCGGTATCGCCTTCGGGACCGTCACGACCCGGATGGGCGACGTGTTCGGCACCACCGTCAACCTGGCCAGCAGGCTCACGTCGATCGCGCCCAAGGACACCGTCCTGGTGGACGGGGCGTTGGCCGAGGAGCTGGGGCGTACGGGCGAGGCGCCGGTCTCCGAGTCGGAGGCCGCTGCGGAGGCCGAACGGGCCGAGAAGAGCGGTGACGAGCCGCCCTCGTACCGCTTCGCGCTGCAGCCGATGTGGCAGCGGCCGGTGCGTGGCCTCGGAGTGGTCGAGCCCTGGCTGCTCACCCGGCGGGGCAGCTGA
- a CDS encoding TetR/AcrR family transcriptional regulator: MTHLNTDPQVPPGTLRPGGRTAKVRAAVLAATQEALVGQGFQDLTMDRVAAAAGVGKTTVYRRWGSPIGLVTDLLRDMAEQSVPAADTGTVEGDLRANANLVLETLTDPRMGPVFRAVIAAATCDTQCAIALNGFYAARVRAWTPCVERAVARGELPADTVAAEVIRAVSSPLYYRFAISHEPLRTADADRAATAALAAARAGAYAADPEAR, translated from the coding sequence GTGACCCATTTGAATACGGATCCGCAGGTCCCACCCGGCACGCTGCGACCCGGCGGCCGCACCGCCAAGGTCCGTGCCGCCGTACTGGCGGCCACTCAGGAGGCCCTGGTCGGACAGGGCTTCCAGGACCTCACCATGGATCGGGTCGCCGCCGCCGCGGGCGTCGGCAAGACCACCGTCTACCGTCGCTGGGGATCCCCGATCGGCCTGGTCACCGACCTGTTGCGCGACATGGCGGAGCAGTCGGTCCCGGCCGCGGACACCGGCACCGTCGAAGGCGACCTGCGCGCCAACGCCAACCTCGTCCTGGAGACGCTCACCGATCCCCGCATGGGCCCCGTGTTCCGGGCGGTGATCGCTGCGGCGACGTGCGACACGCAGTGCGCGATCGCCCTCAACGGCTTCTACGCGGCCCGCGTCCGGGCCTGGACACCCTGCGTGGAGCGGGCGGTGGCCCGCGGTGAGCTCCCCGCGGACACCGTGGCCGCCGAGGTGATCAGGGCCGTGTCGTCTCCGCTCTACTACCGGTTCGCCATCAGCCATGAACCGCTCCGGACGGCCGATGCGGACCGCGCCGCCACAGCCGCGCTGGCGGCAGCGCGAGCCGGGGCGTACG
- a CDS encoding biotin--[acetyl-CoA-carboxylase] ligase, which yields MTPSDVPDNRWSDLERPPLNATALRRALLRPGSLWTSLDVVQSTGSTNSDLAARAADLDEGAVLVAEEQTAGRGRLDRRWSAPARSGLFFSVVLKPGPRVPVERWGWLPLLTGVAVATGLSRSAGVDTALKWPNDLLVTVGGDERKAGGILAERAGDDAVVVGIGLNVSLGADELPVPTAGSLALAGAVSTDRDTLLRAVLRSLAQWYGDWRAADGDPVASGLQETYAAGCSTLGRTVRAELPGDTSLTGEAVAVDGDGRLVLATRQGVQPVGAGDIVHLRPV from the coding sequence ATGACGCCATCGGATGTACCTGACAATCGCTGGTCGGACCTGGAGCGCCCGCCGCTGAACGCCACGGCGCTGCGCCGCGCGCTGCTGCGACCCGGTTCGCTGTGGACCTCGCTCGATGTCGTTCAGAGCACCGGATCCACCAACTCCGACCTGGCGGCGCGGGCCGCGGACCTCGATGAGGGCGCGGTACTCGTTGCCGAGGAACAGACCGCGGGACGTGGCCGGCTCGACCGGAGGTGGTCGGCGCCCGCGCGCTCCGGCCTCTTCTTCTCCGTGGTCCTGAAGCCGGGGCCGCGGGTGCCGGTCGAGCGCTGGGGGTGGCTGCCGCTGCTCACCGGGGTCGCCGTGGCCACCGGTCTCTCCCGCTCCGCCGGTGTCGACACCGCTCTGAAATGGCCGAACGACCTGCTGGTCACGGTCGGCGGCGACGAGCGCAAGGCGGGCGGCATCCTCGCCGAGCGGGCCGGCGACGACGCCGTGGTGGTCGGCATCGGCCTCAACGTCTCACTCGGCGCCGACGAGCTCCCGGTCCCCACGGCCGGATCGCTGGCCCTCGCCGGCGCGGTCTCCACCGACCGCGACACCCTGCTGCGGGCCGTACTGCGCTCGCTGGCGCAGTGGTACGGGGACTGGCGTGCCGCGGACGGCGATCCGGTCGCCTCCGGCCTCCAGGAGACGTACGCCGCCGGGTGCTCGACGCTGGGACGTACCGTGCGGGCGGAACTGCCCGGCGACACGTCGCTGACCGGGGAAGCGGTCGCTGTGGACGGTGACGGCAGGCTGGTCCTGGCCACCCGGCAGGGTGTTCAGCCGGTCGGCGCAGGCGACATCGTGCATCTGCGACCCGTCTGA
- a CDS encoding acyl-CoA carboxylase epsilon subunit translates to MIKVVRGNPTPEELAAALAVVRARAAAAASAPSGAPLPPEEWSDPARIARHRIARPGPRTWARTYWPG, encoded by the coding sequence ATGATCAAGGTCGTACGGGGCAACCCGACCCCCGAGGAGCTGGCCGCCGCTCTGGCGGTGGTCCGGGCGCGCGCCGCGGCGGCGGCTTCCGCGCCGTCCGGCGCGCCCCTGCCGCCCGAGGAATGGTCCGACCCGGCGCGTATCGCCCGCCACCGGATAGCCCGGCCGGGGCCGCGGACCTGGGCGCGGACCTACTGGCCCGGATAG
- a CDS encoding SGNH/GDSL hydrolase family protein produces MKLFRRQSSAAALTVALGLVLSAATPHGAATATRTAQGVGWTAAWAASPQLPSTGFTPNWSQEGFSHQTVRQVVRVTEGGDLARIRLSNTYGTSPLTITGATVARTEKGAAVRKETVRGLTFAGRRTAVVPAHGELRSDAARLRLRRLGSVTVTLYLAGTTGPATYHAQGFTDTYRAAGDHRADGPGAAFTDRTRSWYYLSGVDVGGGGKAVRDRGVVLFGDSITDGYGSTPGADRRYPDDLAELTRRPVLNAGIGGNLLLNDSAWYGERATARFGRDALGRPGVSTVAVLQGVNDIGFSETGDQPTYKPAPVVSAGEVIAGYRQLIHQAHARGLRIIGSTLLPLKGSDHWGAHAAKASDAINHWIRTSGEFDGYADFDRALADPADADRIGSGYDSGDHLHPNDAGYRVMAATLAELM; encoded by the coding sequence GTGAAGCTGTTCCGCAGGCAGTCCTCCGCCGCCGCGCTCACCGTCGCCCTCGGTCTGGTCCTGTCGGCCGCCACTCCGCACGGGGCGGCCACCGCCACCAGGACCGCGCAGGGCGTCGGCTGGACGGCGGCCTGGGCCGCGTCTCCGCAGCTCCCCAGTACCGGCTTCACGCCCAACTGGTCCCAGGAGGGCTTCTCGCACCAGACCGTCCGCCAGGTCGTGCGGGTGACCGAGGGGGGTGACCTCGCCCGCATCCGGCTCTCCAACACCTACGGCACCTCGCCCCTCACCATCACCGGAGCCACCGTCGCCCGGACGGAGAAGGGCGCGGCGGTGCGCAAGGAAACGGTCCGCGGTCTCACCTTCGCCGGGCGGCGCACTGCCGTCGTCCCGGCGCACGGTGAGCTGCGCAGCGACGCTGCCCGGCTGCGTCTGCGGCGGCTGGGATCGGTGACCGTCACGCTCTATCTGGCGGGTACGACCGGGCCCGCGACCTACCATGCCCAGGGCTTCACCGACACCTACCGGGCCGCGGGGGATCACCGCGCCGACGGTCCGGGTGCGGCGTTCACGGACCGCACCCGGTCCTGGTACTACCTCTCAGGTGTCGATGTGGGCGGCGGCGGGAAGGCGGTCCGCGATCGCGGGGTGGTCCTCTTCGGGGATTCCATCACCGACGGATACGGTTCCACCCCCGGCGCCGACCGCCGCTACCCGGATGATCTGGCGGAGCTGACCCGCCGCCCCGTGCTCAACGCGGGCATCGGCGGGAACCTCCTCCTCAACGACTCGGCCTGGTACGGGGAGCGTGCCACCGCTCGCTTCGGCCGCGACGCGCTCGGCCGGCCGGGCGTCTCCACCGTCGCCGTGCTGCAGGGGGTCAATGACATCGGGTTCAGCGAAACCGGTGATCAGCCCACCTACAAGCCGGCGCCTGTGGTGTCGGCCGGTGAAGTCATCGCCGGCTACCGGCAGTTGATTCACCAGGCGCACGCGCGCGGACTGCGGATCATCGGCTCGACCCTGCTCCCGCTCAAGGGCTCCGACCACTGGGGAGCGCATGCGGCGAAGGCGAGTGACGCGATCAACCACTGGATCCGGACGTCGGGGGAGTTCGACGGATACGCCGACTTCGACCGGGCCCTGGCCGACCCGGCCGACGCCGACCGGATCGGCTCCGGCTACGACTCCGGTGACCATCTGCACCCCAACGACGCCGGCTACCGGGTGATGGCCGCCACGCTGGCCGAGCTGATGTGA
- a CDS encoding acyl-CoA carboxylase subunit beta, producing MSEPEAINVHTTAGKLADLQHRIEEATHAGSARAVEKQHAKGKLTARERVELLLDEGSFVELDEFARHRSTNFGIEKNRPYGDGVVTGYGTVDGRPVCVYSQDFTIFGGSLGEVYGEKIVKVMDFAMKTGCPIIGINDGGGARIQEGVVALGLFAEIFRRNVHASGVIPQISLIVGPCAGGAVYSPAITDFTVMVDQTSHMFITGPDVIKTVTGEDVGFEELGGARTHNTTSGVAHHMAGDEKDAIEYVKSLLSYLPSNNLSEAPAFPDEADLETSDEDRELDSLIPDSANQPYDMHTAIEHVLDESEFLETQALFAPNIITGFGRVEGHPVGIVANQPMQFAGCLDIDASEKAARFVRTCDAFNVPVITFVDVPGFLPGVDQEYGGIIRRGAKLIFAYAEATVPLITVITRKAFGGAYDVMGSKHLGADLNVAWPTAQIAVMGAQGAVNILHRRTIAAADDAEATRAGLISDYEDTLLNPYVAAERGYVDAVIMPSETRRHIVRGLRQLRSKRESLPPKKHGNIPL from the coding sequence ATGTCCGAGCCGGAAGCGATCAACGTCCACACCACCGCGGGGAAGCTCGCGGACCTTCAGCACCGTATTGAAGAGGCGACACACGCCGGCTCCGCACGCGCGGTCGAGAAGCAGCACGCCAAGGGCAAGCTGACGGCCCGTGAGCGAGTGGAACTGCTGCTCGACGAGGGTTCCTTCGTCGAGCTGGACGAGTTCGCCCGGCACCGCTCGACGAACTTCGGCATCGAGAAGAACCGGCCGTACGGCGATGGTGTCGTCACCGGCTACGGCACGGTCGACGGCCGCCCGGTGTGCGTGTACTCGCAGGACTTCACGATCTTCGGCGGTTCGCTCGGCGAGGTCTACGGCGAGAAGATCGTCAAAGTCATGGACTTCGCCATGAAGACGGGCTGTCCGATCATCGGCATCAACGACGGTGGCGGCGCCCGCATCCAGGAGGGTGTGGTGGCGCTCGGTCTGTTCGCCGAGATCTTCCGCCGCAACGTCCACGCCTCGGGCGTCATTCCGCAGATCAGCCTGATCGTCGGCCCGTGCGCGGGCGGCGCGGTGTACTCCCCCGCGATCACCGACTTCACGGTGATGGTCGACCAGACGTCGCACATGTTCATCACAGGGCCCGACGTGATCAAGACCGTCACCGGCGAGGACGTGGGCTTCGAGGAGCTGGGCGGGGCCCGGACGCACAACACGACGTCCGGTGTCGCGCACCACATGGCGGGCGACGAGAAGGACGCGATCGAGTACGTCAAATCGCTGCTCTCCTATCTGCCTTCGAACAATCTCTCCGAGGCGCCGGCCTTCCCGGACGAGGCGGACCTGGAGACCTCGGACGAGGACCGGGAGCTCGACAGCCTCATCCCGGACTCGGCGAACCAGCCGTACGACATGCACACCGCGATCGAACATGTCCTGGACGAGAGCGAGTTCCTGGAGACCCAGGCTCTGTTCGCGCCGAACATCATCACCGGCTTCGGCCGGGTCGAGGGGCATCCGGTCGGGATCGTCGCCAACCAGCCGATGCAGTTCGCGGGCTGCCTGGACATCGACGCGTCGGAGAAGGCGGCACGCTTCGTCCGCACCTGTGACGCGTTCAACGTCCCGGTCATCACCTTCGTCGACGTGCCGGGCTTCCTGCCCGGTGTGGACCAGGAATACGGCGGCATCATCCGCCGCGGCGCCAAGCTCATCTTCGCCTACGCGGAGGCCACCGTGCCGCTGATCACGGTCATCACCCGCAAGGCGTTCGGCGGCGCCTACGACGTGATGGGCTCCAAGCACCTGGGTGCCGACCTCAACGTCGCCTGGCCGACCGCGCAGATCGCGGTGATGGGCGCGCAGGGCGCGGTCAACATCCTGCACCGCCGTACGATCGCCGCCGCCGACGACGCGGAGGCCACCCGTGCCGGGCTGATCTCCGACTACGAGGACACGCTGCTCAATCCGTACGTGGCGGCCGAGCGCGGCTACGTCGACGCGGTGATCATGCCGTCGGAGACCCGGCGGCACATTGTGCGCGGGTTGCGTCAGCTGCGCTCGAAGCGGGAATCCCTCCCTCCGAAGAAGCACGGCAACATCCCCCTCTAG